The Microvirgula aerodenitrificans DSM 15089 genome has a segment encoding these proteins:
- the ftsA gene encoding cell division protein FtsA → MLVGLDIGTSKIVAIVAEVTDEGGINIVGMGNTPSRGLRKGMVVNIEATVKAIEAAVREAELMADCKINEVYTGIAGSHIKSVNSHGMVAIREREVTQADIDRVIETARAVTIPPDHQVLHILTQEFCIDGQEDVREPLGMSGVRLEARVHIVTGAVSAAQNIAKCVRRCGLEVSDLILQPLASAQAVLTEDEKDLGVCLIDIGGGTTDIAVLRGGAIRHTAVIPIAGDQITNDIAMALRTPTKDAEDIKIQHGVGLARMADASQMLDVPGVGERGPRQLSRATLAEVIEPRVEELFQLVQQELKRAGFDGMLSSGIVLTGGSSQMPGVSELAEEVFHMPVRVGAPQYYAGLAEVVRKPAYSTAVGLLLLGKEREHKVLMPKNDGGSITSVFSKMKAWFGSNF, encoded by the coding sequence ATGCTGGTCGGCCTGGATATCGGCACGTCGAAGATCGTGGCCATCGTGGCCGAGGTCACCGACGAGGGCGGCATCAATATTGTCGGCATGGGCAATACGCCGTCGCGCGGTCTGCGCAAGGGCATGGTGGTCAATATCGAGGCGACGGTCAAAGCCATCGAGGCTGCCGTGCGCGAGGCCGAACTGATGGCCGACTGCAAGATCAACGAGGTGTACACCGGCATTGCCGGCAGTCACATCAAGAGCGTGAATTCGCACGGCATGGTGGCGATCCGCGAGCGCGAGGTCACCCAGGCCGATATCGACCGCGTGATCGAGACTGCCCGCGCCGTGACCATTCCGCCGGACCACCAGGTGCTGCACATCCTGACCCAGGAATTCTGCATTGACGGCCAGGAAGACGTGCGCGAACCGCTGGGCATGTCCGGCGTCCGGCTGGAGGCGCGGGTCCATATCGTGACCGGCGCGGTCAGCGCGGCGCAGAACATCGCCAAGTGCGTGCGCCGTTGCGGGCTGGAAGTCAGCGACCTGATCCTGCAGCCGCTGGCCAGTGCCCAGGCAGTGCTGACCGAGGACGAGAAGGATCTCGGCGTCTGCCTGATCGACATCGGCGGCGGCACGACCGACATCGCCGTGCTGCGGGGCGGCGCGATCCGTCACACGGCCGTCATTCCGATCGCCGGCGACCAGATCACCAACGACATCGCCATGGCGCTGCGCACGCCGACCAAGGACGCCGAGGACATCAAGATCCAGCACGGCGTCGGGCTGGCCCGCATGGCCGACGCGTCGCAGATGCTGGACGTGCCGGGCGTCGGCGAACGCGGACCGCGCCAGCTGTCGCGCGCGACGCTGGCCGAGGTCATCGAGCCGCGGGTCGAGGAACTGTTCCAGCTGGTGCAGCAGGAACTCAAGCGTGCCGGTTTCGACGGCATGCTGAGCTCGGGCATCGTGCTGACCGGTGGCTCCAGCCAGATGCCGGGCGTCAGCGAGCTGGCCGAGGAAGTGTTCCACATGCCGGTGCGCGTCGGCGCGCCGCAGTACTATGCCGGCCTGGCCGAGGTCGTGCGCAAGCCGGCCTACTCGACCGCCGTCGGCCTGCTGCTGCTGGGCAAGGAGCGCGAGCACAAGGTATTGATGCCGAAGAACGACGGCGGTTCGATCACGTCGGTGTTCAGCAAGATGAAGGCGTGGTTCGGCAGCAACTTCTGA
- a CDS encoding cell division protein FtsQ/DivIB: protein MWDNHKALNSFASFLFGAALLMSLVAGGYWIAHSSYFPVRKIRIDGALKHVTPEQLRLVAESELKGTFFTLNLDATREAFEKLPWVRRAVVRRQWPDQLEIVIDEHRAVARWGESGLLSSQGEWFDAASSEALPMVEGPAGSEKDLVRALADAGRLLAPASLRVAGLKLSERRAWDVMLSNGVQLRLGHDDVEGRMARFVAVWQQELVKLPYRIEYVDLRYPNGFAVRMPDYKPGNVLPRKPAA from the coding sequence ATGTGGGATAACCACAAGGCCCTCAACAGCTTCGCCAGTTTCCTGTTTGGCGCGGCGCTATTGATGAGCCTTGTGGCGGGCGGGTACTGGATCGCCCATTCGAGCTATTTTCCGGTGCGGAAGATCCGCATCGACGGGGCGCTGAAGCATGTGACCCCGGAGCAGTTGCGGTTGGTGGCCGAGTCGGAGCTGAAGGGCACGTTCTTTACCCTGAATCTCGATGCGACCCGGGAAGCGTTTGAAAAGCTGCCGTGGGTGCGGCGTGCGGTGGTGCGGCGGCAATGGCCCGATCAGCTGGAAATCGTGATCGACGAGCACCGCGCGGTGGCCCGCTGGGGCGAGAGCGGTCTGCTGTCGTCGCAGGGCGAGTGGTTCGATGCCGCATCGAGCGAGGCGCTGCCGATGGTCGAAGGACCGGCCGGCAGCGAGAAGGACCTGGTCAGGGCGCTGGCCGATGCCGGCCGGCTGCTGGCGCCGGCCTCGCTGCGGGTGGCCGGGCTGAAGCTGTCGGAGCGGCGGGCGTGGGATGTGATGCTGAGCAATGGCGTCCAGCTCCGGCTGGGGCACGATGATGTCGAGGGCCGGATGGCGAGGTTTGTCGCGGTGTGGCAGCAGGAGCTGGTCAAGCTGCCGTACCGCATTGAATACGTGGACTTGCGGTATCCGAACGGATTTGCGGTCCGGATGCCGGACTACAAGCCGGGAAATGTGCTGCCGAGAAAACCGGCGGCCTGA